A DNA window from Mycolicibacter terrae contains the following coding sequences:
- a CDS encoding PE family protein — protein sequence MSFVTTHPEAMAATASNLQAIGSAMTAQSAAAAAPTTGIAPAGADEVSVLQATQFAAYGQLYQQISAQAAVIQEMFVNTLRTSADSYGSTETANSAAADSSAAGGLLAGLTGPSVADPTYGLGGVASNSAILAAMQAGTIGSAASEFTGMGKGYITAPSGVVHHVAPESLTPSAGLTGQTTPAAGAAPVSAAASQAAARTGAPVPPSWAGQPAPAETAPAALSGPGSAAAAPRASTAAVPAALPASSSDQSSRGRLRYGIKPKVMPRPPVG from the coding sequence ATGTCCTTCGTGACCACCCATCCCGAGGCGATGGCGGCGACCGCCAGTAACCTGCAGGCGATCGGCTCGGCGATGACCGCGCAGAGCGCCGCGGCGGCGGCACCCACCACCGGAATCGCCCCGGCGGGCGCCGACGAGGTCTCGGTCCTGCAGGCGACCCAGTTCGCGGCCTACGGGCAGCTGTACCAACAGATCAGCGCCCAGGCCGCGGTGATCCAGGAAATGTTCGTCAACACCCTGCGCACCAGTGCCGACTCGTACGGCAGCACCGAGACCGCCAACTCCGCGGCCGCCGACTCCTCGGCGGCCGGTGGGCTGCTGGCCGGACTCACCGGCCCGTCGGTCGCCGACCCGACCTACGGGCTGGGCGGGGTGGCCAGCAACAGCGCCATCCTGGCCGCCATGCAGGCCGGCACGATCGGCTCGGCGGCCTCGGAGTTCACCGGCATGGGCAAGGGTTACATCACCGCCCCGTCCGGGGTGGTTCATCACGTCGCACCCGAATCCCTGACGCCCTCGGCAGGTCTCACCGGCCAGACCACGCCGGCCGCCGGCGCAGCACCGGTTTCAGCGGCCGCGAGTCAGGCCGCGGCGCGGACCGGTGCCCCGGTGCCACCGTCCTGGGCCGGCCAGCCCGCCCCGGCGGAGACGGCGCCGGCTGCGCTGTCCGGTCCGGGCAGCGCGGCCGCCGCACCCCGCGCCTCCACGGCGGCCGTGCCCGCCGCACTGCCGGCGTCCTCGAGCGACCAGAGCAGCCGCGGCCGGTTGCGCTACGGCATCAAGCCGAAGGTGATGCCGCGCCCGCCGGTGGGCTGA
- a CDS encoding PPE family protein — translation MDFGALPPEINSGRMYAGAGAAPMMAAAAAWNSLGAELTTTATSYQSAIAALTGEEWQGPASASMAAAVTPYVNWLNTTAAAAEYAAAQATASAAAFEAAFAMMVPPPVIAANRAQLVALVASNFLGINTPAIAATEAQYAEMWAQDAIAMYGYAASSASAGTLQPLSTPTPISNPLGTAGQAAAVAQASAGSTQSGLSQLVSGLPNAVQTLSSPLSAAAGPAQAGDFLSNFINSTQNLGIWNAIQTYSTYGVTAGSWHLFAGIASAIAIASPGVGAASSPILVDSVDTPGGAPAAGPAAAGRAPVLASMAQAAPVGGLSVPSTWPGALPAAAGSAPLITSEWIPGAVEEGQSVSAVPAGMGVAGAAAARGGRGFSDPRYGFKPTVMARPVAAG, via the coding sequence ATGGACTTTGGCGCATTACCCCCGGAGATCAACTCCGGCCGCATGTACGCCGGCGCCGGCGCGGCACCGATGATGGCCGCCGCCGCGGCGTGGAACAGTCTCGGCGCGGAGCTCACGACGACCGCGACGTCCTATCAGTCGGCGATCGCGGCACTGACCGGCGAGGAATGGCAGGGGCCGGCCTCGGCGTCGATGGCCGCGGCCGTGACGCCATATGTCAACTGGCTCAACACCACCGCGGCCGCCGCCGAGTACGCAGCCGCCCAGGCCACCGCGTCCGCCGCCGCGTTCGAAGCCGCGTTCGCGATGATGGTGCCGCCGCCGGTCATCGCCGCCAACCGGGCTCAGCTGGTCGCGCTGGTCGCCTCGAACTTCCTAGGCATCAACACTCCGGCGATCGCCGCCACCGAAGCCCAGTACGCCGAGATGTGGGCGCAGGACGCCATCGCCATGTACGGCTACGCGGCCTCCTCGGCGAGCGCCGGAACTCTGCAGCCACTGTCCACACCCACCCCGATCAGCAACCCGCTCGGTACCGCGGGCCAGGCGGCCGCGGTCGCCCAGGCGTCGGCCGGCAGCACCCAGAGCGGGTTGTCTCAACTGGTTTCGGGCCTGCCCAACGCCGTGCAGACGCTCTCCTCGCCGTTGAGCGCAGCGGCCGGCCCGGCCCAGGCCGGGGATTTTCTGTCGAATTTCATCAATTCCACGCAGAACCTCGGGATCTGGAACGCGATTCAGACCTACAGCACCTACGGGGTCACCGCCGGGTCGTGGCATCTGTTCGCCGGCATCGCCAGCGCCATCGCCATCGCCTCACCCGGCGTGGGCGCCGCCAGCAGCCCGATCCTGGTGGATTCGGTCGACACCCCGGGCGGCGCGCCCGCCGCCGGCCCGGCGGCGGCCGGCCGGGCGCCGGTCCTGGCCAGCATGGCCCAAGCGGCCCCGGTCGGTGGGCTGTCGGTGCCCTCGACCTGGCCGGGAGCGTTGCCGGCCGCGGCCGGCTCGGCACCGCTGATCACCTCCGAGTGGATTCCCGGTGCCGTCGAGGAGGGCCAATCGGTGTCGGCGGTGCCGGCCGGGATGGGTGTCGCCGGGGCAGCCGCAGCGCGCGGCGGCCGCGGTTTCAGCGATCCACGCTACGGATTCAAACCCACCGTGATGGCGCGACCGGTCGCTGCTGGCTGA
- a CDS encoding response regulator: MNTRVLVVDDEPQILRALKINLSVRGYEVVTAATGAGALRAAAEQRPDVVILDLGLPDISGIEVLAGLRGWLTVPVIVLSARTDSADKVEALDAGADDYVTKPFGMDEFLARLRAAARRNAATAEIDQPIVETASFTVDLSAKKVTKNACEVHLTPTEWGMLEMLVRNRGKLVGRDELLTQVWGPAYAKETQYLRVYLAQLRRKLEDDPSNPKHLLTEAGMGYRFEV; the protein is encoded by the coding sequence ATGAACACCCGCGTCCTGGTAGTCGACGACGAGCCGCAGATCCTGCGGGCGCTGAAGATCAACCTGTCGGTGCGCGGCTACGAGGTCGTCACCGCGGCGACCGGCGCCGGCGCGCTGCGAGCCGCCGCCGAACAGCGCCCCGACGTGGTGATCCTCGACCTGGGACTTCCCGACATCTCCGGCATCGAGGTGCTGGCCGGGCTGCGCGGCTGGCTGACGGTGCCGGTGATCGTGCTGTCTGCCCGCACCGACTCCGCCGACAAGGTCGAGGCCCTCGACGCCGGGGCCGATGACTACGTGACCAAACCGTTCGGGATGGACGAGTTCCTGGCCCGGCTGCGGGCCGCCGCGCGCCGCAACGCCGCGACCGCCGAAATCGACCAGCCGATAGTCGAGACCGCGTCGTTCACCGTCGATCTTTCCGCCAAGAAGGTCACCAAGAACGCCTGCGAGGTGCACCTGACCCCCACCGAGTGGGGCATGTTGGAGATGCTGGTGCGCAACCGCGGCAAGCTGGTCGGCCGTGATGAACTGCTCACCCAGGTGTGGGGACCGGCCTACGCCAAGGAAACCCAGTACCTGCGGGTTTACCTGGCGCAGTTGCGCCGCAAACTCGAAGATGATCCCTCGAATCCCAAGCATCTGCTGACCGAAGCAGGCATGGGTTACCGCTTCGAGGTTTGA
- a CDS encoding Ppx/GppA phosphatase family protein: MTRVAGIDCGTNSIRLLIAEPADGRLRDIHREMRIVRLGEGVDATGRFAPEALARTRAALADYADLLVAQGVSRVRMVATSATRDAANRDEFFAMTAQVLGAAVPGAVAEVITGHQEAELSFRGAVGELDSAAGPFVVVDLGGGSTEVVLGDPVGGVSASYSADIGCVRLTERCLHSDPPTVDEVATARGVTRELLGEALRAVPVRHARTWVGVAGTMTTLSALAHHLIEYDAGVIHLSRVGFSDLRAVCDQLIGMTREQRAALGPMHPGRADVIGGGAIVVQELAQSLAEHAGIDELVVSEHDILDGITLSLTDFD; the protein is encoded by the coding sequence ATGACTCGTGTTGCCGGAATCGATTGCGGCACCAATTCGATTCGCCTGTTGATCGCTGAGCCGGCCGACGGCCGGTTGCGCGATATCCATCGGGAGATGCGCATCGTCCGGTTGGGCGAAGGCGTCGACGCGACCGGACGGTTCGCCCCCGAGGCGCTGGCGCGCACCCGAGCGGCGCTGGCCGACTACGCCGACTTGCTGGTGGCACAGGGTGTTTCCCGAGTGCGAATGGTGGCGACCTCGGCCACCCGCGATGCCGCCAACCGAGACGAGTTCTTCGCCATGACGGCGCAGGTGTTGGGTGCTGCCGTTCCCGGCGCGGTGGCCGAGGTGATCACCGGTCACCAGGAGGCGGAACTGTCTTTCCGTGGCGCAGTAGGCGAATTGGACAGCGCCGCGGGACCGTTCGTCGTCGTCGATCTCGGTGGCGGCTCGACCGAAGTGGTGTTGGGCGACCCGGTCGGTGGGGTGTCGGCGAGCTACTCGGCGGACATCGGCTGCGTCCGCCTGACCGAACGTTGCCTGCATTCCGACCCGCCGACCGTCGACGAGGTGGCCACGGCCCGCGGCGTCACCCGCGAACTGCTGGGGGAGGCGCTGCGGGCGGTGCCGGTGCGCCATGCCCGGACCTGGGTGGGTGTGGCGGGCACCATGACGACGCTCTCCGCGCTGGCCCACCACCTGATCGAGTACGACGCAGGGGTCATTCACCTGTCTCGGGTCGGCTTCAGCGACCTGAGGGCGGTCTGCGATCAGTTGATCGGCATGACCCGTGAGCAGCGCGCCGCGCTGGGACCCATGCACCCCGGGCGCGCCGACGTCATCGGCGGCGGGGCGATCGTGGTGCAGGAACTCGCGCAGTCCTTGGCCGAACACGCCGGCATCGACGAACTGGTGGTGAGCGAACACGACATCCTGGACGGAATCACGCTGTCGCTCACCGACTTCGACTAG
- a CDS encoding DUF501 domain-containing protein, with amino-acid sequence MVDPADLDVVGRQLGREPRGVLEISYRCPNGEPAVVKTTPKLPDGTPFPTLYYLTHPVLTAAASRLESSGLMAEMTDRLQHDPELAARYRAAHESFLAERDAIEPLGTTFSGGGMPDRVKCLHVLIAHALAKGRGVNPFGDEALAILAVEPAMAGILVPEEWS; translated from the coding sequence GTGGTTGATCCTGCCGACCTGGACGTGGTGGGCCGGCAGCTGGGCCGAGAGCCCCGCGGCGTCCTGGAGATCTCCTACCGGTGCCCCAACGGTGAGCCCGCCGTGGTGAAGACGACGCCGAAACTGCCTGACGGAACACCGTTTCCGACGCTGTACTACCTGACCCACCCGGTGCTGACCGCCGCGGCCAGCCGGCTGGAGTCCTCGGGGCTGATGGCCGAGATGACCGACCGGTTGCAGCACGACCCCGAACTCGCCGCCCGCTACCGGGCCGCGCACGAGTCCTTTCTCGCCGAACGGGATGCGATCGAGCCGCTGGGCACCACGTTTTCCGGCGGCGGGATGCCCGACCGGGTGAAATGCCTGCATGTGCTGATCGCCCATGCACTGGCCAAGGGCCGCGGGGTCAACCCGTTCGGCGACGAGGCGTTGGCGATCCTGGCCGTCGAGCCGGCGATGGCCGGGATCCTGGTGCCGGAGGAGTGGTCATGA
- a CDS encoding sensor histidine kinase, with amino-acid sequence MRQRPPRGELRIYLGASPGVGKTYAMLGEAHRRAERGTDVVAAAVETHGRSKTAELLRGIETVGAAGGELDVAAVLARRPAVVLVDDLAHTNAAGSRNPKRWQDVEELLDAGITVISTVNVQQLESLSDVVTKITGTVQHDTVPDAVVRQAAQIELIDVAPEALRRRLSHGNVYPPEKVDAALANYFRGETLTALRELALLWLAGQVDAALTKYRADKKITQTWEARERIVAAVTGGPESETLVRRASRIASKAGGELLVLHVLGGDGISGAPAPRVGKIRQLAISLGASLHTVIGDDVPGALLEFARDVNATQLVIGSSRRSRWARILDEGVGAAVVQQSGDIDVHIVTDEDTKRSLRAVSISPRERRAVSWLAAVAVPCVMCAIVVGWLDRYLDTGQSALFVVGVLLVALLGGIAPAVLSALLSGVLMNYFLLTPRRDFTIAEHDAAVTEVVLLLVAVAVAALVDGAAKRAREAGRASREAELMTLFAGSVLRGADLDTLLERVRETYAQRAVSLVRVPAGTPKPDIARPPSVVASVGEQPCTSVDLADTAIDVGDDEFWMLMVGRQLASRDRRVLSVVARQAAGLVRQEELAAEASRADAVMRTDELRRSLLSAVSHDLRTPLAAAKAAVSSLRADDVAFSPDDTAELLATVEESVDQLTDLVGNLLDSSRLAAGVIRPALTKVYLEEVAQRALIGIGKRNVFGRGSLDQVKVEVGPTVAMADAGLLERVLANVIDNALRYASDSVVRVTAGRVGDRVLINVADEGRGLPRGGELHAFDPFQRLGDRDNTSGVGLGLSVARGFVEAMGGTISATETPGGGLTMVVDLAAPAGES; translated from the coding sequence GTGAGACAGCGCCCCCCGCGCGGAGAGCTGCGCATCTACCTGGGCGCCTCGCCCGGGGTGGGCAAGACCTACGCGATGCTCGGCGAAGCCCACCGCCGCGCCGAGCGCGGCACCGACGTCGTCGCCGCCGCCGTCGAGACCCACGGCCGCAGCAAGACCGCGGAACTGCTGCGGGGCATCGAGACGGTCGGCGCCGCCGGCGGCGAACTCGACGTGGCCGCGGTGCTGGCACGGCGCCCCGCGGTGGTCCTGGTCGACGATCTCGCGCACACCAACGCCGCGGGCAGCCGTAACCCCAAACGCTGGCAGGACGTCGAGGAGTTGCTCGACGCCGGCATCACGGTGATCTCCACCGTCAACGTGCAGCAGCTGGAGAGCCTCAGCGACGTCGTCACCAAGATCACCGGAACCGTCCAGCACGACACCGTGCCCGACGCGGTCGTGCGCCAGGCGGCTCAGATCGAGCTCATCGACGTCGCCCCGGAGGCATTGCGCCGCAGGCTTTCCCATGGCAACGTTTATCCTCCGGAGAAGGTCGACGCCGCGCTGGCCAACTATTTCCGCGGCGAGACCCTCACCGCCCTGCGCGAATTGGCACTGCTGTGGCTGGCCGGGCAGGTCGACGCGGCGCTGACGAAATACCGTGCCGACAAGAAGATCACGCAGACCTGGGAGGCGCGGGAACGCATCGTCGCCGCGGTCACCGGCGGCCCGGAGTCCGAGACGCTGGTGCGCCGGGCCTCCCGGATCGCATCGAAGGCCGGTGGCGAACTGCTGGTGCTGCATGTGCTGGGGGGCGACGGGATCTCCGGGGCACCGGCCCCCCGGGTGGGCAAGATCCGCCAGCTGGCGATCAGCCTGGGGGCATCCCTGCACACCGTGATCGGCGACGACGTGCCGGGCGCCCTGCTGGAATTCGCCCGCGACGTCAACGCCACCCAACTGGTGATCGGCAGTTCGAGGCGGTCCCGCTGGGCGCGCATCCTCGACGAGGGTGTCGGTGCGGCGGTGGTCCAGCAATCCGGTGACATCGACGTGCACATCGTCACCGACGAGGACACCAAGCGGAGTCTCCGCGCCGTATCGATCTCCCCGCGGGAACGGCGGGCGGTGTCCTGGCTGGCCGCCGTCGCCGTCCCGTGTGTGATGTGCGCGATCGTGGTGGGCTGGCTGGACCGCTACCTCGACACCGGCCAGAGCGCGCTGTTCGTCGTCGGGGTGCTGCTGGTGGCCCTGCTCGGTGGTATCGCCCCGGCGGTGCTCTCGGCCCTGCTGTCCGGGGTCCTGATGAACTACTTCCTGCTCACCCCGCGCCGCGACTTCACCATCGCCGAACACGACGCCGCGGTGACCGAGGTCGTGCTGCTGCTGGTGGCGGTCGCGGTGGCGGCCTTGGTCGACGGCGCCGCCAAACGGGCCCGGGAAGCCGGCCGAGCCTCCCGCGAAGCGGAGCTGATGACGCTGTTCGCCGGATCGGTGCTGCGCGGAGCGGACCTGGACACCCTGCTCGAGCGGGTTCGGGAGACCTACGCGCAGCGGGCCGTGAGCCTGGTCCGTGTCCCGGCCGGAACGCCGAAACCCGACATCGCCCGGCCCCCCAGTGTCGTGGCCTCGGTGGGCGAGCAGCCTTGCACCTCAGTGGATCTCGCCGACACCGCGATCGATGTCGGCGACGATGAGTTCTGGATGCTGATGGTCGGCCGACAACTGGCCTCGCGGGATCGACGGGTGCTGTCGGTGGTGGCCCGCCAAGCCGCCGGACTGGTCCGCCAGGAGGAACTGGCGGCCGAGGCCAGCCGGGCCGACGCGGTGATGCGCACCGACGAACTGCGCCGCTCGCTGCTGTCGGCGGTCAGCCACGACCTGCGCACCCCGCTGGCGGCGGCCAAGGCGGCGGTATCGAGCCTGCGCGCCGACGACGTCGCCTTCTCACCCGACGACACCGCTGAACTGCTGGCCACCGTCGAGGAGTCAGTCGACCAGCTCACCGACCTGGTGGGCAACCTGCTCGATTCCTCACGACTGGCCGCCGGGGTGATCCGGCCCGCGCTGACCAAGGTGTATCTGGAAGAGGTGGCGCAGCGCGCACTGATCGGAATCGGCAAGCGCAACGTCTTCGGCCGCGGCAGTCTGGACCAGGTGAAGGTGGAGGTGGGTCCGACGGTGGCAATGGCCGACGCCGGCCTGCTGGAACGCGTGCTGGCCAACGTGATCGACAACGCGCTGCGCTACGCCTCGGACAGCGTGGTGCGGGTGACGGCGGGCCGAGTCGGTGACCGGGTGCTGATCAACGTCGCCGACGAGGGCCGCGGACTGCCGCGCGGCGGCGAACTGCACGCCTTCGATCCGTTCCAGCGACTCGGCGACCGCGACAACACCAGCGGTGTGGGACTTGGGCTGTCGGTGGCGCGGGGTTTCGTGGAGGCGATGGGCGGCACCATCTCGGCGACGGAGACACCGGGCGGCGGGTTGACCATGGTGGTGGACCTGGCCGCACCGGCAGGAGAAAGCTGA
- a CDS encoding FtsB family cell division protein: MSDPKRPEKRRAATSRPGRAGETGRARPRSSPVVRRAPGTSRSAPESPAQPVKRSASAAAEQRAELRVGFTARRAVILAAVMCVLTLTLAGPVRTFFAQHAEMKQQSQLETTLHRQIGDLQQQKANMDDPAHIRAQARERLGFVMPGEIPYQVQLPAIPEQPGEPGAEPGEIGPSGDPWYTALWHTIADAPHPPPAPAVPPGLPAPPPPGPATPAVPGG, from the coding sequence ATGTCCGATCCGAAACGGCCCGAAAAACGGCGTGCTGCGACGTCGCGGCCGGGTCGGGCTGGTGAGACCGGACGCGCCCGCCCCCGCAGCTCACCGGTGGTTCGCCGCGCCCCTGGCACCTCGCGCAGCGCGCCGGAATCGCCGGCCCAGCCGGTCAAGCGGTCCGCCTCGGCGGCAGCGGAGCAGCGGGCGGAGCTGCGGGTCGGTTTCACCGCGCGGCGTGCGGTCATCCTGGCGGCGGTGATGTGCGTGCTGACCTTGACCCTCGCCGGGCCGGTCCGCACGTTCTTCGCCCAGCACGCGGAGATGAAGCAGCAGTCCCAGCTGGAGACCACGCTGCACCGCCAGATCGGCGACCTGCAGCAGCAGAAGGCGAACATGGACGATCCGGCGCATATCCGGGCGCAGGCGCGCGAGCGGCTCGGCTTCGTCATGCCCGGCGAGATTCCGTACCAGGTGCAGCTGCCCGCGATACCCGAGCAGCCTGGCGAACCGGGGGCCGAGCCGGGGGAGATCGGCCCCAGCGGTGACCCCTGGTACACCGCGCTGTGGCACACCATCGCCGACGCTCCGCATCCACCGCCCGCCCCGGCAGTGCCGCCGGGACTGCCTGCGCCGCCGCCTCCCGGCCCTGCCACCCCGGCTGTGCCCGGTGGTTGA
- the eno gene encoding phosphopyruvate hydratase, with protein MPIIQQVGAREILDSRGNPTVEVEVALEDGTFARAAVPSGASTGEHEAVELRDGGARYGGKGVQKAVTAVLDQLAPAVIGLSADDQRLVDQALVDLDGTPDKSRLGANAMLGVSLAVAKAAADSAALPLYRYLGGPNAHILPVPMMNILNGGAHADTGVDVQEFMVAPIGAPSFAEALRWGTEVYHALKAVLKKQGLSTGLGDEGGFAPDVAGTTAALDLISSAIESTGLKLGTDVALALDVAATEFYTDGSGYAFEKQTRTAAQLSEFYAKLLDAYPLVSIEDPLSEDDWDGWVALTTEIGDRVQLVGDDLFVTNPERLEEGIERGAANALLVKVNQIGTLTETLDAVTLAHHSGYRTMMSHRSGETEDTTIADLAVAVSSGQIKTGAPARSERVAKYNQLLRIEEELGDAARYAGELAFPRYAPESK; from the coding sequence GTGCCCATCATCCAGCAGGTCGGCGCCCGCGAGATCCTCGATTCCCGCGGCAACCCCACGGTCGAGGTAGAGGTGGCGCTGGAGGACGGGACGTTCGCTCGAGCCGCGGTGCCTTCCGGGGCGTCCACCGGTGAGCACGAGGCCGTCGAGCTGCGAGACGGTGGCGCCCGGTACGGCGGTAAGGGTGTGCAGAAGGCGGTCACTGCGGTACTCGACCAGCTCGCGCCCGCGGTCATCGGGCTCAGCGCGGACGACCAGCGGCTGGTGGACCAGGCCCTGGTGGACCTCGACGGCACCCCGGACAAGTCCCGGCTGGGCGCCAACGCCATGCTCGGGGTGTCGCTGGCGGTGGCCAAGGCCGCCGCGGACTCCGCAGCGCTGCCGCTGTACCGCTACCTCGGCGGCCCCAACGCCCACATCCTGCCGGTGCCGATGATGAACATCCTCAACGGCGGCGCGCACGCCGACACCGGTGTCGACGTCCAGGAGTTCATGGTCGCGCCGATCGGCGCCCCCAGTTTCGCCGAGGCTCTGCGCTGGGGCACCGAGGTCTACCACGCCTTGAAGGCGGTGCTCAAGAAGCAGGGACTGTCGACCGGGTTGGGCGACGAGGGCGGTTTCGCCCCTGACGTCGCCGGGACCACTGCGGCACTGGATCTGATCAGCTCGGCGATCGAGTCGACCGGCCTGAAGCTGGGCACCGATGTGGCGCTGGCACTCGATGTCGCGGCCACCGAGTTCTACACCGACGGCAGCGGGTATGCCTTCGAGAAGCAGACCCGTACCGCCGCGCAGTTGAGCGAGTTCTACGCCAAGCTGCTCGACGCCTACCCGCTGGTCTCGATCGAAGACCCGCTGTCCGAAGACGATTGGGACGGTTGGGTGGCGCTGACCACCGAGATCGGGGACCGGGTGCAGCTCGTCGGCGACGATCTGTTCGTCACCAACCCCGAGCGTCTCGAGGAGGGCATCGAGCGGGGCGCGGCGAACGCGCTGCTGGTGAAGGTCAACCAGATCGGCACCCTGACCGAAACCCTGGATGCGGTGACACTGGCCCACCACAGCGGCTACCGCACCATGATGAGCCACCGCAGCGGCGAGACCGAGGACACCACCATCGCCGACCTCGCGGTGGCCGTCAGCAGCGGCCAGATCAAGACCGGTGCACCGGCCCGCAGTGAGCGGGTGGCGAAGTACAACCAGCTGCTGCGTATCGAGGAGGAGCTCGGCGACGCCGCCCGCTACGCCGGCGAGCTGGCCTTCCCGCGCTACGCGCCGGAGAGCAAATAG
- a CDS encoding MPT63 family protein, translating to MMFSQIAKKTAVTAVGLATAGMLAAAPASADPTVVGFGETQEIQSQGGAIDYTVKNLQPSGHNDGIWYSDVTAEAVNGSPIPNIADFNARAVNSSTYAVMKGNEVDGLPNGPIAQGSQTSGRVYFDVKNGTAPDSVVYRDAGGHDKVVWKQGQS from the coding sequence GTGATGTTCTCCCAGATCGCCAAGAAGACGGCGGTGACAGCGGTCGGCCTCGCGACAGCAGGAATGCTGGCGGCTGCACCGGCTTCTGCGGACCCAACAGTGGTCGGGTTCGGTGAAACACAGGAGATCCAAAGTCAAGGCGGAGCCATCGACTACACCGTCAAGAACCTGCAACCCAGCGGTCACAACGACGGAATCTGGTACTCCGACGTGACTGCCGAGGCGGTAAACGGTTCCCCTATCCCGAACATCGCCGATTTCAATGCCCGTGCCGTCAACAGTTCGACATACGCGGTCATGAAGGGCAACGAGGTCGACGGCCTGCCCAACGGGCCGATCGCCCAGGGCAGCCAGACCAGCGGGCGGGTCTACTTCGACGTCAAGAACGGCACCGCGCCGGACAGCGTCGTCTACCGGGACGCCGGCGGCCACGACAAGGTCGTCTGGAAGCAGGGACAGAGCTAA